The genomic region CCGCGCTGCGCAGCCCGAACGGGGTGTTCTCGCAGGCGACCACGATCGAGGCGACCGGCCGGCTGGTGTTCGTGTCCGGGATGACCGCGCGGCGGCCGGACGGCAGCATCGCCGGGGTCGGTGACATCACCGAGCAGACCCGGCAGGTGTGCGAGAACGTGCAGGCCGCGGTCCGCGAGGCGGGCGGCACGCTGGACGACGTCTGCCGGGTGGACGTGTACGTGCGCAACATGGAGGACTTCGCCAAGATCCACGAGGTCCGGGCGCAGTACTTCCACGAGCCGCTGCCGGCCTCGACGATGGTCGAGGTCAGCAAGCTGGCCCACCCCGACTACCTGATCGAGATCTCGGCGATCGCGGTGATCGCGTGACAGGACGGCCTGGGGCAGGTGATCGCGTGCGTGGAGTCGAGTGGGTGTGCTGACATGAGATTCGTGACACTGGAGTACGCCGGTGGCGAGCGGCCCGGCGTAGTGGACGGCGACGACGTCGTCCTGCTCCCGTACGACGACCTGGTGGCCGTCATCGAGGCCGGTCCCGGCGCGGTGCTGACCGGTGAGCGGATCCCGTTCCGTCAGGCTGAGCTGCGGGCGCCGCTGCGGCGGTTCCGCCGGGACATCCTGTGCACCGGCTGGAACTACTGGGACCACTTCGAGGAGAGCCGGGGCAAGCGGGAGGGCCAGGACGTCGACCGGCCCGAGCACCCGACGTTCTTCACCAAGGGACCGGACGTGGTGGTCGGCCCGTACGACCCGATCGCCTACGACCCGGCGATCTCGGCCAAGTGGGACTACGAGGCCGAGCTGGCGCTGGTGATCGGTACGACCGGTCGCAGCATCGCGCCCGAGAACGCGCTGGACCACGTCTGGGGCTACACGCTGGCCAACGACGTCTCCCAGCGTGACCTGCAGCGGGCTCACGGCGGTCAGTGGCTCAAGGGCAAGAGCATCGACGCCACGATGCCGCTGGGACCGTGGATCGTGACGCCGGACGAGCTGGGCGACCCGCAGGACGTCCAGCTGCAGTGCCTGCTCAACGGTGAAGTCATGCAGGACGCGTCGACCAAGCAGATGGCGTACGACATCGCCACGCTGATCAGTGAGCTGTCCTTCGGGATGACACTGCGCCCGGGCGACCTGCTGCTCACCGGTACGCCGTCGGGTATCGGGAACGCGCGGGAGCCGCAGGTGTTCCTCAAGGAGGGTGACGAGGTCGTCACCCGGGCCGGCAAGATCGGGGAGCTGCGCAACACGCTGGTCTACCGGGAGCTGGCGTGACCAGTCGGCTCGAACTCCTGCCAGGTGGCGGACGCGGCGGTCGGCGTACGCTCGCCGAGACCGCTGCCGCTGAGCTGCACCAGCTGATCCTGTCCGGCGAGCTGCCCAGCGGTACGCCGTTGCGGCTGGTGGAGCTGGCCAACCGGCTGGAGATGAGCCAGATGCCGGTCCGGGAAGGGCTGCGCAGGCTGGAGGCGCTCGGACTGGTCGACATCATCCCGCACCGGGGCGCGTGGGTCCGTGAGCTCTCGCTGGAGGACCTGCGGGACACCCACGAGACCAGACTGGCGCTGGAGAGCCTCGCCGTACGGGCTGCGGCCGAGCACTTCGGAGCGGAGGACGAGCAGAAGGCCGTGGCGGCGCTGGAGGAGCACCTGCGACTGTCGAGAGCCGACGACTCGGTCGGTGCGCGGCAGTCGCACGCTGACTTTCACTTCGCGCTCTACCGGGCCGGGGGGTCGCAGTGGCTGGCACGGGCGATCGAGCCGGTCTGGCAGAACAGCGAGCGCTACCGGTTCGGCAGTCGGCAGACCGCTCCTCAGATCGAGCGCAACCGGCAGGAGCACCAGGCAATCCTGGACGCGTGTGTCGCGCGGGACCCGGACGCCGCCGAGCAGGCCCTGCGCGACCACCTGGCTGGCGCTGTGCAGCGGATCACCGAGACGATGACCTCGAAGCAGAAGGGGACATCGGCATGAAGGTGAGTTTCGACGCGACCGGCGAGGTGGTGGTGGTGACCGGTGGCGCCCGCGGCATCGGTGCGGCGCTGGCCTCGGCCGTGGTCGCCCGCAGCGGCACCGCGGTGGTCTTCGACATCACACCACCGGCCGACCAGCGGGTGGAGTACGTCGAGGTCGACGTGTCGGACCGGGAAGGCGTGTTCAAGGCGGTCGGCGCGGTGGTCGAGCGGCACGGCCGGATCGACGGCCTGGTCGCCGGTGCGGCCGTCCAGCCGCGCGCGGCCGTGCTGACGATGGACCCGGCCGACTGGACGCACACCCTGAAGGTGAACCTGGATGGCGTGGTCTGGGCCTGCCAGGCGGTCGTGCCGCACATGGTCGACCGGCGCAGCGGCTCGGTGGTGGTCTTCACGTCGGGCTTGGCCGCGACCGGCTTCCCGCACGCCGCGGCGTACGCGTCGAGCAAGGCGGCGCTGACCGCCTTCGCCCGGACGCTGGCCGCGGAGGTGGCCGAGCACCGGGTCCGGGTGAACATCGTCGCGCCCGGCGTGATCGACACCGACCAGTTCCGGACCGCCAATGCCGGCGCCGACCTGGCGCACTGGCGGGACACCACCGGCATCGGCGACCCCGAGGACGTGGTCGGCCCGCTGCTGTTCCTGCTGTCCGACGCGGCCGCGATGACCGGGTCGCAACTGACCCGCGAACGGGCCTTCGCCCGGCTGACCGACCTCACGGAGTGATGCGTGACACCGACTGACCAGCAGCTGCCCGTCGCCGTCGTGGGCGCCGGGCCGATCGGCCTGACCACCGCCCTCGGGCTGGCGCACTACGGCGTACCGTTCGTGCTGCTCGAGGAGGACGCCGTGCTGTCGTCCGACACCAAGGCCGGCACCACGCTGAGCCGGACGCTGGAGATCTGGAACCGGTACGGCGCGGTGGAGGAGATCCTGGCTGCCGCCCTGCGGATCGACGAGATCGGTGACATCGACCGGGCCACCAACACGCCGCGGGCCTCGGTCCAGCTGGCCGAGCTGGTCAACGACACCCAGTTCCCGTTCGTGATCAACCTGCCGCAGCAGAAGATGGAGCCGATTCTCGCGGCGGCGCTGCAGCGTGCCGGCGGCAGTGTGCTCACGCAGCACCGGCTGGAGTCGTTCGACGTGCTCGACGACCGCGTCCTGCTGCGGGTGGCGACGCCGGACGGCCCGCGCGAGATCGAGGCGTCGCACCTGCTGGCCTGCGACGGCGGCCGGAGCAAGATCCGCGACGCGCTGGGCGTGGCCGTGAGCGGCGAGACGCTGCCCGAGCGGTACATGCTGATCGACGTCGTCGTCGACCTGGACGTCAACAACGCCCGCGACTACCCGTACCTCGCGTACTTCGCGGACCGGTCGGAGTGGATGGTCCTGATCCGGCAGCCCGACAACTGGCGGTTCCTGTTCCCGCTGGCGGCCGGGGCCGAGCCACCGACCGACGAGAACCTGCTGGTCAAGGTCAAGCAGTTCATCGGCGAGGTGGACCGGATCGAGCTGCTCGGCTCGGTCGTCTACAACGTGCACCACCGGGTCGCCGACCAATGGTCCCGGGACCGCAAGGTGTTCCTGATGGGCGACGCGGCGCACCTGATCACGCCCATGTGGGCGCTGGGCCTCAACACCGGAGCGCTGGACGCCTCCAACCTCCCGTGGCGGCTGGCCTGGGTACTGCGTGGCTGGGCCGGGCCGGAGCTGCTCGACGGCTACGAGCAGGAGCAGCGCCCGGTCGCGATCAACGGCTCCGGTGAGATGGCCGAGGCCGCCCGGAAGTACATGTCGCACCAGCGGGGCGCCGTCACCGCGGCGGGCAGCGACTGGGCGACGGCGTACACGCGGACGCTGCTCGGCGTACGGCTGGACGTGGACGGGGAGGGGGACTGGTCGATGGTGATGACCAGTGCGGAGCCTCCGGCGGTCCGAGCGGGTGACCGGGCGCCGGACCTTGCGCTGCAGGGGCCGAAGGGGCGAGAGACGATCCACGGGCTCTGCAAGGACTCGTTCGTGGCGCTGTACTTCACCGACGTGCGGCGGCGCCCGGAGATCCCGGTCAACGACTCGCCCGCGCTGAGGCACTACGCGGTGTCCCGGTGGGACGCGCCGCACGACTCCGGGCTGCGGGACCGCTCGCTGTTCGACCCGGGCAGCATCGTCACCAGCCGGTACGGCGTACCGGCGGAGACCGTGGTCCTGCTCCGTCCGGACGGGCACGTGGCGGCCGTGGCTCCGCTGCGGCCCGGAGTGGCGGACGAGCTGTACACGAGGATCACCGGCCGGCCGGTCCCGCGGGAGAGTGAGTGATGGCGTCCTTCGACGAGTCCCTGAACGACCAGCTGCGCGAGGTGCTGCTGCAGACGGACGACCTGGCGTGGGTGGACAAGTCCCTGGCCGGGCTGTCCCACAAGATGCTGTGGCGCGACCCGGAGACCGAGGCGTCGATCGCGTTGGTGCGGTTCGAGCAGGGCTCGGGCATCCCGTCGGAGCACAAGCACGCGTCGAACCAGTTCATGTTCTGCCTGTCCGGCCGGTACGTGTACCTGCCGACCGGGACGACGCTGACCAAGGGCAGCTTCTACTGGAACCCCAAGGGCGTCGTGCACGGTCCGACGCTCGCCGAGGAGACCTCCGTGCTGCTGGAGGTGTACGACGGCCCGCACTACCCGGAGCGGCCGTCCTTCTACGACAACGACGAGGACGCACGCTGAGATGGCCGGCTGGGACGTCCACACCCACCTGATCCCGCCGACTGTGCTGGCTGCGGCCCACAGCGGTGAGTTCGGTCTGTCCATCGACAGCGGCTTCTTGGTGGTCGCGGGCAAGGAGCGGCTGCCGCTCGGCAGGCTCGCTGACCCGGCCGCACTACTGCAGTGGATCAGCGACCAGGAGCTGGATGGCGCAGTGGTGTCGGTGCCGCCGGCGCTGTTCCGGTACGACCAGGGCGTCGAGTGGACCGCGCTGGTCAACCGGGGACTACGCGAGCTGGCGACCCCCCAGCTGCGTGTGCTCGGCCATCTACCTCTGCTGCACGCTTCAGCTCCCGCCATCGCGTCGGCACTGGGGGAGGAGGGCGTCTTCAGCGGCTTCGCTCTCGGCACGCCGGGGCTGACCGGTCTGGACGCGGTCTGGAAGGTGCTGGACTCGTTGCAGGCCTTCACGCTGATCCACCCTGGGCACAGCCCAGACCCGCGACTGGATGCGTTCTACCTGTCGAACCTGCTCGGAAACCCTTACGAGACAGGGCTTGCGGCGGCCGAGCTGGTGTTCACCGACGTACCGGGTCGTTTCCCGGGCATCAGGTTCTGCCTGTGCCACGGTGGTGGCGTGACGGCGGCGCTGGCCGGTCGCTGGCAGCGGGGGATCGACACCGCCCGGCCGGGCATCGAAGCGCCGTCGCTGGCCGTTGCCGAGGCACTCCAGCGGTTCGCGGCGGACGACCTGGTGCACGACCCGGCCGTGCTTCCGTTGCTCGAGTCGACCTTCGGTGAGGTGCTGGCCGGTAGCGACTGGCCGTTCCCGATGGGCAGCGACGGGATCGATCCGCGCCGGGCCGTGGCGACCGAGGCGCTCACCCGACCGCTCGGCGCGGAGGCCGCGCTGCCGTGACACGGATTGTTCCGCAGCACCAAGATGTGATCAGATATCAAATGCCGGTGGGGGTTATGGGTACGAATGGGGTGGGTGGATGAGCGCGCGACAGGGCACCGTGCTGCGCTGCTACGGGCCGGGTCAGCAGCTGAAGGCGGAGGACGCCGAGCTGGTCGCCGGAGCCGGCGAGACGCTGGTCGAGATGCACGTCGCCTCGGTGACGCAGCTGGACCGGACCGTGCTGGCGGGCAAGCTCGCGCAGCAGCTGCAACCGCCGTTCGTGCCGGGGTCCGAGGGCGCCGGAGTGGTGGTCGACTCGCAGCAGTACGAGCCGGGGACGCGCGTGGTGGTCCGTGGCGGCGGCGTCGGTGTCGCCCGGTCCGGGACGTGGGGCTCGTTGGCGGTGGTACCGGACATGTCGATCCACCCGGTGCCGGTGGGACTCGACGCCACCGATGCCCTGGCCCTGCTGGCTCCCGCTCTGACCGCGCACACCGCCGTACGCCGGGTGGCGCAGGTCGTCGAGGGCGAGACGGTCGTGGTGACCGGTGCGACCGGATTGGTCGGCCGGCTCTGCGCTGCGGTGGCTCGGGCAGCCGGTGCCTACAAAGTCGTCGGGCTGGCTCGCTCCGACGAGTCCGTGCACGTGCTGAACGGTCTGGTCGACCAGGTGGTCCGGGTGGACGAGCTGGGTCAGGTCGGCCGGGAGCTGCCCTGGTGCAACGCGGCGATCGACACCGTGGGTGGCCCGGTCACCAGCGGGGTGCTGAGCCACATCACGCCGGGCGGGCGGATCGCCGTACTGGGCTACAGCGCGGGGGAGTTCGCCACGCTCGACCTGCACCAGCTGATCGGGCGGGACCTGCGGGTGCTCCCGGTGAACATGCAGCGCACCACCATCGAGCCAGGCACGGTGTCACAGGTACTGGCGGACATTGCGCCGGCTCCCATCACGCCGGACGTGGAGCTGGTGCCCGCGACGCACGCCGAGGAGGCGCTGGACCTGCTGGCCGCCGGTACGACGGAGCGACGGGTTCTGCTGGATCTCACCCGGCTGCGATGAGCTGGGCGCGGGCAAACCGTCGCGGGAACCACCGCGAAGCCTGTCTCCCCGCTACGGTTACCTCCCAGACGTGTACGCGGTGGACGAGAGAGGCAGCCCACACTCCATGACCCGACGACTCGAGCTCACGCCCGGGGGACCCAGTGGCCGGCGCACTCTGGCGGAGGAAGCCGCTGCGGAGCTGCACGAGCTCATCCTGTCCGGTGAGCTGCCGAGCGGGACGGCGCTGCGGCTGGAGGAGCTGGCCAAGCGGCTGGACATGAGCCAGATGCCGATCCGGGAAGGGCTGCGCCGGATGCAGGCGCTCGGACTGGTGGAGATCATCCCGCACAAGGGGGCCTGGGTCCGGGAGCTGTCGACGGAGGACCTGCGCGACACCCACGAGACCCGGCTGGCGCTGGAGACGCTCGCGGTCCGGGCCGCGGCGACCCGGTTCGCCGAGTCGGACGCGACGCTGGCCCGGGCCGCGCTCGCCGAGCACGTCCGGCTGTCCCGGGCCGGCGACATCATCGCCTCCCGGCAGGCGCACACCGAGTTCCACTTCGCGATCTACCGCGCCGGTGGCTCGCGGTGGCTGCCGCGCGCGATCGAACCGGTCTGGCAGAACAGCGAGCGGTACCGGTTCGGGTCCCGGCAGACCAAGGCCCGGATCGAGCAGACCCGGCGCGAGCACCAGGCCATCCTGGACGCCTGCGTCGCGCACGACGAGGCCGGCGCGGACGCGGCGCTGCGCGAGCACCTCGAAGGCGCCTTCCGCCGGATCAGCGAGACGATGGCCCGCCGCTCCAGCCAGGACTGACTCCGTACGCCGGACCTGCTGCCCGCCGGGTCAGGCCGGGTCGGTCAGTCCGGCGGGGACGGCCGGGGTCAGTCGGCGAAGCGGGCGGGGAAACCGCCGGTGGCGACCGGGCCCCAGCGGGTCGGGGTGATCCGGATCAGGCACTTGCCCTGCGTGCGCATCGCCTCGCGGTACTCGTCCCAGTCCGGGTGCTCGCCGGAGATCGAGCGGTAGTAGTCGACCAGCGGCTCGACCGCGTCCGGCAGCTCGATCACCTCGCCGGTGCCGTCGACCTGCACCCAGGCGCCGTTCCAGTCGTCGGACAGCACCAGCACGCTGGTCTGCGGGTTGCGCTTCACGTTGGTCGCCTTGGCCCGCTCCGGGTAGGAGGAGATGACGATCCGGCCCTCGGCGTCGACACCGCCCGACACCGGGGAGGCCTGCGGCGTACCGTCCTGGCGGGTGGTCATCAGCAGCATGTGGTGCCGCGGGCGGATGAACTCCAGCAGCCCGTCGAGGTCGACCCGGTGGTTCGTGGCGATCGTTTTCGGCATGTCGCCCAGCCTAGGGCGTGGCCTGCGCCCGGTCAGAGCACCGGGGTCTCGTGCACGCTCAGCCACCGTACGCCGTACCGGGCGGTCGGGTCGGGGACCAGCACGGCGGTGACCCGGCGCAGCGAGCCGACCGAGTGCCGCTCCAGGAACCGGCAGACCACCACCTGGTCGGTACGGACCAGCAGCTCGAACTCCTCGATCCCGATCTTCAGCCCCGGCACGGCGTTCCGGGCGCCGGCCAGCGCGCCGGCGAGCGCCGGCAGATCGATCCGGACGCCGTCGATCGCGACCAGGCTGAACTCCGGCCGGTGCATCGCCCGGAACGTGTCGAGCAGCCCCGGCTCCGCCTCGCTGCCGAGCCAGCGGGCCAGGTCCTCGTGGTGCCGAACCACCTCGGCGAAGATCAGGTCGGTCATGGGGCCTCCCGGCCTGGACTGAGGAGTGGAGGGAGCGCAGCGACCGGAGTGACGAGGGAAGGGCGGGAGTTCCAGCCCTTTGACCCGCCGTGCCGGAGGCGCGGCATCAGTCCGGTCATGGGGCCTCCCGGCCTGGACTGAGGAGTGGAGGGAGCGCAGCGACCGGAGTGACGAGGGAAGGGCGGGAGTTCCAGCCCCTTGACCCGCCGTGCCGGAGGCGCGGCATCAGTACGGTCATAGGGCCTCCTTCTGTAGGAGTTGGTCGCGGTCGACCAGGTGCTCGAGCTCGTCCTCGTCGAGGGCGTTGATCAGCGCTTTGGTGCGCTGCGCCTCGGCCGTCGTCGGCAGCCACCCGGCGAGCAGGTCCGGCAGGAACAGCTCGTAGCCGCAGCGCGCCCGGGCCGTGTACCGGTCCCTGGTCCGGGCCACCGCGGAGGACACCCGGATCGCGTGCTCGTTGCCAGGAGCAACGCCGGGCCGGTCGGTCTCCCGGGCGGCGAACCGGTACCCGTTGGCCAGCTCGCACCGGTAGCACTCCAGCGCACCGGCTCCGAGCCCCTGACCGCACTCCGGGCAGGAGAGCTGCTTCAGCGCGCCGTCCACCACCCGCCAGTCGAACTCGGACGGGTCCTGCAGCACCACCTCGGCCAGGTCCCGCTCGTCCGTCGTCCCGACCTCCGCGCACAACTGCTGCCAGGCGGCGTCGATGCTGTCCTCGACCTCCCGCACAGCAGCCTGGTACCGCGGATGATCGACCCGTCGCATGTCCCGGAGTGTAGGGCGTGGGCGGTCTTCTGTCGGCCTGGTTTTGTACGCTCGCCCGGTGAGCCAGTACGCCGGTACGCCGCAGGCCGAGTTCCGGATGGCCGGGGAGACCCGCGGTCGCGCGATGGCGCCGATGCTGGTGCTGCTCGTGCTGTTCGCGGTGGTGCTTCTGCTGCTCGGATCACTCGGCGGAATCCTCGTCGGCATCCTGACCGCCGCGCTCGGCACGGTCCTGGCGGTCGGCTACCTCCTGCTCAAGCTCGACCGCACGATGGCGGCGAACGTGCTGCGCTTCGACGGCCGGGGCCTCCGCTGGGAGGCGGGTGGGGGAGTGGTGCACCAGGTGGCGTGGCCGGACGTGACCGGGATCGGCTCGGTGAACGTCCAGCTGACTCCGCGGCGGCGACTGCACGTCGGCCCGGTCCCACGGACGGTGCAGGCGTCGATGGCCGACGACGGGCTGCACGGTTGGTCGACCGTGACGCTGCCGGCCCGGGTGCCGGCGGTGATGCGACAGGCGCTGGCCGTGATGCCGGTCGACCAGGCGTCCGGAAAGCGGCACATCGGCATCCCGCTGAGCGCCTTCGACCCCGCCTGGCGGACCGGCCCGATCGGAGCCTGGATCCGCGCTCACCGCCCGGACTTGCTGCGCTGATCCGCCACGCCGGGGGCTGTGGACGGCCCGATTGACACAGTCGAACAGGTGTTCGAACATGGTCCTGTGACGGGGACTCCAGCAGTTGACCAGGCCGAGGCTGATCCGGCCCGCCCGGGCCGGATCACCGCCCTCGCCCAGGCGCGCCTCCTGCTTGCCCGGGCTCACCAGCAAAAAGCCGCCCGCACCGCCGCCCTGGCCGGCGCCACCTCCACCACTCAGCCCGTCGGCTCTGACACCTCGCCTTCCCCCGGACCCGGTTTGGCCCCGCCCTCCGGCGCCCACCCTGCCGCCTCCAGCGCCGCTTCCGGCGCCTCGCCTTCCGGGCCGGCGGTCTCCGCCCCGGAGGCCCGGGTCCTTACGCCTTCCGCCTTCGCCATGGACGCCGCCCCACCCAGCTCCACCTCCTCGTCCTTCGCCGCGGCTCCGGCGCCCTCCGCCTACGCGGGGGACGCCCGCCCGTCCTCCGGCTCCACCCCCTCGCCCTTCGCCGCGAAGGCCACCACCGCTCCATCCTCCGCCTCAGCGGATGCCTCGCCCAGCGGGGTGCAAGGAGTGCTGACTGCTCTTCCTGTGCTGGGGACAACGCGCGGTCGATCGCTGCCTGCGCCCCGGACGACCGAGACGCGGGTGCAGCAGGCGCTCGACACCGCGACCGCCGACCGCGCCCTGCCGACCCTGCCCGCAGTCTCCGACCTGCTCTCCGGCGCGGCGTTGCGCGGCGGCGCGGTGTACTCCGTCCGCGGATCCAGTGCTCTGGTGATGGCGATGATGGCCGGCCCCTCCGCCGACGGCGCCTGGTGCGGCGTGGTCGGCATGCCGTCGTTCGGTGCCGAAGCGGCCCGCGAGCTCGGCGTCGACCTCGAACGCCTCGTGCTCGTGCCCGACCCCCGGCACGACTGGCTCAGCGTGGTCGCGGCCCTGGTCGATGCCCTGACCGTCGTGGTGGTTCGGCCGCCCGGTGAGGTCACCCCCGGCGAGGCCTCCCGTCTCGCCGCCCGCCTGCGGACCCGCGGCGCGATGCTGATCGCCGTCGGTTCCTGGCCCGGCAGCGAGGCCCGGCTCGAGGTCCAGACCAGCGTCTGGACCGGCATCGGCGACGGCGAAGGTCACCTGACCGCCCGCCAGGCCACCGTTGCCGTCACCGGCCGCGGCGCCGCCGTACGCCCGCATCAGCACCGCCTCTGGCTGCCCGCCCCCGACGGCAGCATCCGTCCCGCCGACCCCGAGACCACCAGGCACGAGACCACGGAATCCCCGCTGTGGCACCAGGAGGCGGCCGGCTGATGGCGACCTCCACCTCGACCCGGCCCACGCCCGGCGCGCAGCAGGAGCGAGGCCTGCAGCGGACGATGGTCATCTGGGTCCCCGACTGGCCGGTGCTCGCGGCCGCCTCGGCCGAAGGGGTGCCTCCGGAGACCCCGCTGGCCGTGCTGCAGAAAGGCCGGGTGCTGGCGACCTCCGCCGCCGCCCGCGCCGAGGGCGTACGCCGGGGGCTGCGCGCCCGGGAAGCCCAGTCCCGGTGCCCGGAGCTGGTCGTGCTCAAGTACGACCCGGTCGTCGACGCGCGCGCGTTCGACCCGGTGATCAGCTGCCTGGAGGCGCTCACCCCCGGCATCCAGGTGATTCGCCCCGGCATGTGCGCGCTGAAGGCCCGCGGCCCGAGCCGGTACTACGGCAGCGAACCCGCCGCCGCGGAGAAGCTGCTCGACCGGCTCGAGACGTACGACGTCCCGGGCAGCCGGGTGGGAATCGCCGACGGCCCGTTCGCCGCGGAGCAGGCGGCTCGGGCGGCGTCGGCGCAGACCCGGGTGCGGGTGGTTCCGCCGGGTGGGTCGGCGGAGTTCCTGGCTCCGCTCTCGATCGACACGCTGGAGCGGCCGGCGTTGACCGACCTCCTCCGGCGGCTCGGGCTCCGGTCGCTCGGCGCCTTCGCGCGGCTGCCGGCGGCCGAGGTGCTGGCCCGGTTCGGCCCGGACGGCGCGTTCGCCCACCAGTTGGCTCGCGGTGACGACGACCGGCCGGTGGTCGTCCGGCAGATCCCGCCCGAGCTGACCCGGACGCTCGACTTCGAGCCGCCGGTGGACCGGGTCGACCAGGTCGCGTTCGCGATCCGCACGGTCGCGGACGAGCTGATCGGCCGGCTGAGCGCGCTCGGCCTGGTCTGCACCACGCTCCGGGTCGAGGTCGGTACGGAGTCCGGCCGGATCCACGAGCGCGAGTGGCTGCACCCGCGCTGGTTCAGCGCCACCGACGTGGTCGACCGGGTCCGGTGGCAGCTCCAGGGCAGCGGCACGGCGACCAGCGAACTGACCTCACCCGTCGTGCGGCTGCGTCTGATCCCCGAGCAGGCCGACCCGGTCGGTGCGCATGCCGACGCGCTCTGGGGCGGCGGCCCCGACGAACGGATCCACCGGGCCCTGTCTCGGGTCCAGAGCATGCTCGGCCACGGCGCCGTCGTCACTCCGGTGATCAGCGGCGGTCGCGGCTACGCCGAACGCCAGACCCTTGTCCCGTGGGGCGATCCCCCCACGCCTCACCGGCCACCGGACCTGCCATGGCCGGGTTCCCTGCCCGCGGGGCCGAACGCAGGATGGCCGGTGCCGGTCCCGACCACGATCTACCCGTCGCCGCTGGCCGCCCTGGTGCTGGCGGCCGACGGGCGGCAGGTCTCGGTCAGCGCTCGCGGTGTCCTGTCCGGTGCTCCCGCCGCCTTCCGCCTGCTGCCCGCCCCGCAGGTTGCCGACAGCAACAAGCTGTACCCGGTCACCGCCTGGACCGGCCCCTGGCCGGTCGAGGAACGCTGGTGGGACGAGGACGTCGGCAACCGCCTGGCCCGCTTTCAACTCGTCACCGCCGACGGCCGAGCCTGGCTCGCCGCCATCCAGAACACCCAGTGGTGGATCGAAGCCAGCTATGACTGACCCCTACCAGCCCGAGCTGCAGGTCGAGGTGCAGTTGGTGTGTGCACGGCGGCATCTGCTGGCAGCTCATCGCCAGCGGCATCACCTCTGCGCCCACCGGCATCTGCTCTACGCCAGGCACCACCTGCTAGCCGCTCACTACTCCTGCCCAGCCCTCGATGCCCGCCCAGCCCGCAACTCCCGCACACCCGGCTACCGGCGTACGACGTACCGCCGTGCGTCCCACTACCGCCGCATGGCCCACCGCCGTACGGCGCGCTGCCGGCTGGCAGGTTCACCACCCGCGTGCCCCGCTCGGCACGTCCTGCCCGCCCGCGACCAGAGCCGGCTCAACCGACGTCTCGTGCTCCCGTGCCGCCCGCGCACCTCCGCCCGGCGCCATTGGCAACGAGCCCGCCGGCAACTGCGCAAAGGAGGAACCGATGGACTGGCATGATC from Kribbella flavida DSM 17836 harbors:
- a CDS encoding DNA polymerase Y family protein, producing MATSTSTRPTPGAQQERGLQRTMVIWVPDWPVLAAASAEGVPPETPLAVLQKGRVLATSAAARAEGVRRGLRAREAQSRCPELVVLKYDPVVDARAFDPVISCLEALTPGIQVIRPGMCALKARGPSRYYGSEPAAAEKLLDRLETYDVPGSRVGIADGPFAAEQAARAASAQTRVRVVPPGGSAEFLAPLSIDTLERPALTDLLRRLGLRSLGAFARLPAAEVLARFGPDGAFAHQLARGDDDRPVVVRQIPPELTRTLDFEPPVDRVDQVAFAIRTVADELIGRLSALGLVCTTLRVEVGTESGRIHEREWLHPRWFSATDVVDRVRWQLQGSGTATSELTSPVVRLRLIPEQADPVGAHADALWGGGPDERIHRALSRVQSMLGHGAVVTPVISGGRGYAERQTLVPWGDPPTPHRPPDLPWPGSLPAGPNAGWPVPVPTTIYPSPLAALVLAADGRQVSVSARGVLSGAPAAFRLLPAPQVADSNKLYPVTAWTGPWPVEERWWDEDVGNRLARFQLVTADGRAWLAAIQNTQWWIEASYD
- a CDS encoding PPOX class F420-dependent oxidoreductase: MPKTIATNHRVDLDGLLEFIRPRHHMLLMTTRQDGTPQASPVSGGVDAEGRIVISSYPERAKATNVKRNPQTSVLVLSDDWNGAWVQVDGTGEVIELPDAVEPLVDYYRSISGEHPDWDEYREAMRTQGKCLIRITPTRWGPVATGGFPARFAD
- a CDS encoding GntR family transcriptional regulator; protein product: MTRRLELTPGGPSGRRTLAEEAAAELHELILSGELPSGTALRLEELAKRLDMSQMPIREGLRRMQALGLVEIIPHKGAWVRELSTEDLRDTHETRLALETLAVRAAATRFAESDATLARAALAEHVRLSRAGDIIASRQAHTEFHFAIYRAGGSRWLPRAIEPVWQNSERYRFGSRQTKARIEQTRREHQAILDACVAHDEAGADAALREHLEGAFRRISETMARRSSQD